Proteins encoded together in one Coffea arabica cultivar ET-39 chromosome 2c, Coffea Arabica ET-39 HiFi, whole genome shotgun sequence window:
- the LOC113727282 gene encoding probable plastid-lipid-associated protein 10, chloroplastic isoform X5 → MHVIAFPVCSAAVIRAIPFKKSLVPTPNSSTNVHHPKVLRYSATVGLSPRRDAETELEDKKYELLRVIQDTQRGLVTTADQRSSIEEALVSVEAFDAGEAIDLGELDGTWRLQYTSAPDVLILFESASRLPFFQVGQVFQKFECQDESNGGVVRNIVKWSIPSLLEEQEGATLLVSAKFSVVSSRNIYLQFEEIALNKINISEELQALIAPAILPRSFISLQILQFIRAFKAEFPVRNPGRNSVGGLYYLSYLDRYMLLGRAVGGGGVFVFTRAQAIVL, encoded by the exons ATGCATGTAATTGCTTTTCCCGTGTGTTCTGCAGCAGTAATTAGGGCTATACCATTCAAAAAGTCTCTGGTACCGACTCCAAACTCTTCTACCAATGTGCACCATCCAAAAGTGCTCCGTTATTCAGCAACTGTAGGGCTGTCTCCAAGAAGG GATGCTGAAACTGAACTGGAAGACAAGAAGTATGAATTGCTTAGAGTCATCCAGGACACTCAACGTGGACTTGTGACAACTGCTGACCAGCGCTCTTCAATTGAGGAAGCTCTA GTAAGCGTGGAAGCTTTTGATGCAGGTGAAGCCATTGACTTAGGTGAGTTGGATGGGACATGGCGTCTGCAATACACATCTGCTCCTGATGTCCTCATTCTTTTTGAGTCAGCTTCAAGGCTTCCCTTCTTTCAG GTCGGCCaggtttttcaaaaatttgaatGCCAGGATGAATCCAATGGAGGAGTAGTACGTAATATTGTGAAGTGGAGTATTCCAAGTTTGTTGGAG GAGCAAGAAGGTGCAACTTTGCTTGTCTCTGCCAAATTCTCTGTTGTTTCGTCGCGCAACATTTATCTTCAGTTTGAAGAG ATAGCTCTTAACAAGATAAATATTAGTGAAGAATTGCAAGCTCTGATAGCTCCAGCAATACTACCAAGGTCATTTATTAGCTTACAG ATCTTACAGTTCATCCGAGCTTTCAAAGCTGAATTTCCTGTGAGAAACCCAGGGAG GAATTCTGTGGGAGGTCTGTATTACCTATCGTATCTGGACAGATATATGCTTTTAGGTCGTGCTGTTGGAGGCGGTGGAGTTTTTGTATTCACTAGAGCTCAAGCAATTGTTTTATAA
- the LOC113727282 gene encoding probable plastid-lipid-associated protein 10, chloroplastic isoform X1, translated as MFCQEHDTGRLSYSISCPPYSLLSFVFPTSSLLQSRKEICWLVWSSVLSNWAKQHIICSHAKMPGDILGGFHTDVSRSRLAQKMHVIAFPVCSAAVIRAIPFKKSLVPTPNSSTNVHHPKVLRYSATVGLSPRRDAETELEDKKYELLRVIQDTQRGLVTTADQRSSIEEALVSVEAFDAGEAIDLGELDGTWRLQYTSAPDVLILFESASRLPFFQVGQVFQKFECQDESNGGVVRNIVKWSIPSLLEEQEGATLLVSAKFSVVSSRNIYLQFEEIALNKINISEELQALIAPAILPRSFISLQILQFIRAFKAEFPVRNPGRNSVGGLYYLSYLDRYMLLGRAVGGGGVFVFTRAQAIVL; from the exons ATGTTTTGTCAAGAGCACGATACTGGTCGTCTTAGCTATTCAATCAGTTGCCCCCCCTACAGTTTGCTCTCATTTGTTTTCCCAACTTCTTCACTTCTGCA atcaagaaaagaaatatgTTGGCTAGTTTGGTCATCTGTGCTATCAAATTGGGCAAAACAACACATAATTTGTTCCCATGCCAAAATGCCAGGTGACATATTGGGTGGTTTTCATACAGATGTGAGCAGAAGTAGATTGGCCCAGAAAATGCATGTAATTGCTTTTCCCGTGTGTTCTGCAGCAGTAATTAGGGCTATACCATTCAAAAAGTCTCTGGTACCGACTCCAAACTCTTCTACCAATGTGCACCATCCAAAAGTGCTCCGTTATTCAGCAACTGTAGGGCTGTCTCCAAGAAGG GATGCTGAAACTGAACTGGAAGACAAGAAGTATGAATTGCTTAGAGTCATCCAGGACACTCAACGTGGACTTGTGACAACTGCTGACCAGCGCTCTTCAATTGAGGAAGCTCTA GTAAGCGTGGAAGCTTTTGATGCAGGTGAAGCCATTGACTTAGGTGAGTTGGATGGGACATGGCGTCTGCAATACACATCTGCTCCTGATGTCCTCATTCTTTTTGAGTCAGCTTCAAGGCTTCCCTTCTTTCAG GTCGGCCaggtttttcaaaaatttgaatGCCAGGATGAATCCAATGGAGGAGTAGTACGTAATATTGTGAAGTGGAGTATTCCAAGTTTGTTGGAG GAGCAAGAAGGTGCAACTTTGCTTGTCTCTGCCAAATTCTCTGTTGTTTCGTCGCGCAACATTTATCTTCAGTTTGAAGAG ATAGCTCTTAACAAGATAAATATTAGTGAAGAATTGCAAGCTCTGATAGCTCCAGCAATACTACCAAGGTCATTTATTAGCTTACAG ATCTTACAGTTCATCCGAGCTTTCAAAGCTGAATTTCCTGTGAGAAACCCAGGGAG GAATTCTGTGGGAGGTCTGTATTACCTATCGTATCTGGACAGATATATGCTTTTAGGTCGTGCTGTTGGAGGCGGTGGAGTTTTTGTATTCACTAGAGCTCAAGCAATTGTTTTATAA
- the LOC113727282 gene encoding probable plastid-lipid-associated protein 10, chloroplastic isoform X7: MHVIAFPVCSAAVIRAIPFKKSLDAETELEDKKYELLRVIQDTQRGLVTTADQRSSIEEALVSVEAFDAGEAIDLGELDGTWRLQYTSAPDVLILFESASRLPFFQVGQVFQKFECQDESNGGVVRNIVKWSIPSLLEEQEGATLLVSAKFSVVSSRNIYLQFEEIALNKINISEELQALIAPAILPRSFISLQILQFIRAFKAEFPVRNPGRNSVGGLYYLSYLDRYMLLGRAVGGGGVFVFTRAQAIVL, translated from the exons ATGCATGTAATTGCTTTTCCCGTGTGTTCTGCAGCAGTAATTAGGGCTATACCATTCAAAAAGTCTCTG GATGCTGAAACTGAACTGGAAGACAAGAAGTATGAATTGCTTAGAGTCATCCAGGACACTCAACGTGGACTTGTGACAACTGCTGACCAGCGCTCTTCAATTGAGGAAGCTCTA GTAAGCGTGGAAGCTTTTGATGCAGGTGAAGCCATTGACTTAGGTGAGTTGGATGGGACATGGCGTCTGCAATACACATCTGCTCCTGATGTCCTCATTCTTTTTGAGTCAGCTTCAAGGCTTCCCTTCTTTCAG GTCGGCCaggtttttcaaaaatttgaatGCCAGGATGAATCCAATGGAGGAGTAGTACGTAATATTGTGAAGTGGAGTATTCCAAGTTTGTTGGAG GAGCAAGAAGGTGCAACTTTGCTTGTCTCTGCCAAATTCTCTGTTGTTTCGTCGCGCAACATTTATCTTCAGTTTGAAGAG ATAGCTCTTAACAAGATAAATATTAGTGAAGAATTGCAAGCTCTGATAGCTCCAGCAATACTACCAAGGTCATTTATTAGCTTACAG ATCTTACAGTTCATCCGAGCTTTCAAAGCTGAATTTCCTGTGAGAAACCCAGGGAG GAATTCTGTGGGAGGTCTGTATTACCTATCGTATCTGGACAGATATATGCTTTTAGGTCGTGCTGTTGGAGGCGGTGGAGTTTTTGTATTCACTAGAGCTCAAGCAATTGTTTTATAA
- the LOC113727282 gene encoding probable plastid-lipid-associated protein 10, chloroplastic isoform X4 yields the protein MFCQEHDTGRLSYSISCPPYSLLSFVFPTSSLLQSRKEICWLVWSSVLSNWAKQHIICSHAKMPAVIRAIPFKKSLVPTPNSSTNVHHPKVLRYSATVGLSPRRDAETELEDKKYELLRVIQDTQRGLVTTADQRSSIEEALVSVEAFDAGEAIDLGELDGTWRLQYTSAPDVLILFESASRLPFFQVGQVFQKFECQDESNGGVVRNIVKWSIPSLLEEQEGATLLVSAKFSVVSSRNIYLQFEEIALNKINISEELQALIAPAILPRSFISLQILQFIRAFKAEFPVRNPGRNSVGGLYYLSYLDRYMLLGRAVGGGGVFVFTRAQAIVL from the exons ATGTTTTGTCAAGAGCACGATACTGGTCGTCTTAGCTATTCAATCAGTTGCCCCCCCTACAGTTTGCTCTCATTTGTTTTCCCAACTTCTTCACTTCTGCA atcaagaaaagaaatatgTTGGCTAGTTTGGTCATCTGTGCTATCAAATTGGGCAAAACAACACATAATTTGTTCCCATGCCAAAATGCCAG CAGTAATTAGGGCTATACCATTCAAAAAGTCTCTGGTACCGACTCCAAACTCTTCTACCAATGTGCACCATCCAAAAGTGCTCCGTTATTCAGCAACTGTAGGGCTGTCTCCAAGAAGG GATGCTGAAACTGAACTGGAAGACAAGAAGTATGAATTGCTTAGAGTCATCCAGGACACTCAACGTGGACTTGTGACAACTGCTGACCAGCGCTCTTCAATTGAGGAAGCTCTA GTAAGCGTGGAAGCTTTTGATGCAGGTGAAGCCATTGACTTAGGTGAGTTGGATGGGACATGGCGTCTGCAATACACATCTGCTCCTGATGTCCTCATTCTTTTTGAGTCAGCTTCAAGGCTTCCCTTCTTTCAG GTCGGCCaggtttttcaaaaatttgaatGCCAGGATGAATCCAATGGAGGAGTAGTACGTAATATTGTGAAGTGGAGTATTCCAAGTTTGTTGGAG GAGCAAGAAGGTGCAACTTTGCTTGTCTCTGCCAAATTCTCTGTTGTTTCGTCGCGCAACATTTATCTTCAGTTTGAAGAG ATAGCTCTTAACAAGATAAATATTAGTGAAGAATTGCAAGCTCTGATAGCTCCAGCAATACTACCAAGGTCATTTATTAGCTTACAG ATCTTACAGTTCATCCGAGCTTTCAAAGCTGAATTTCCTGTGAGAAACCCAGGGAG GAATTCTGTGGGAGGTCTGTATTACCTATCGTATCTGGACAGATATATGCTTTTAGGTCGTGCTGTTGGAGGCGGTGGAGTTTTTGTATTCACTAGAGCTCAAGCAATTGTTTTATAA
- the LOC113727282 gene encoding probable plastid-lipid-associated protein 10, chloroplastic isoform X3, which produces MFCQEHDTGRLSYSISCPPYSLLSFVFPTSSLLQSRKEICWLVWSSVLSNWAKQHIICSHAKMPGDILGGFHTDVSRSRLAQKMHVIAFPVCSAAVIRAIPFKKSLDAETELEDKKYELLRVIQDTQRGLVTTADQRSSIEEALVSVEAFDAGEAIDLGELDGTWRLQYTSAPDVLILFESASRLPFFQVGQVFQKFECQDESNGGVVRNIVKWSIPSLLEEQEGATLLVSAKFSVVSSRNIYLQFEEIALNKINISEELQALIAPAILPRSFISLQILQFIRAFKAEFPVRNPGRNSVGGLYYLSYLDRYMLLGRAVGGGGVFVFTRAQAIVL; this is translated from the exons ATGTTTTGTCAAGAGCACGATACTGGTCGTCTTAGCTATTCAATCAGTTGCCCCCCCTACAGTTTGCTCTCATTTGTTTTCCCAACTTCTTCACTTCTGCA atcaagaaaagaaatatgTTGGCTAGTTTGGTCATCTGTGCTATCAAATTGGGCAAAACAACACATAATTTGTTCCCATGCCAAAATGCCAGGTGACATATTGGGTGGTTTTCATACAGATGTGAGCAGAAGTAGATTGGCCCAGAAAATGCATGTAATTGCTTTTCCCGTGTGTTCTGCAGCAGTAATTAGGGCTATACCATTCAAAAAGTCTCTG GATGCTGAAACTGAACTGGAAGACAAGAAGTATGAATTGCTTAGAGTCATCCAGGACACTCAACGTGGACTTGTGACAACTGCTGACCAGCGCTCTTCAATTGAGGAAGCTCTA GTAAGCGTGGAAGCTTTTGATGCAGGTGAAGCCATTGACTTAGGTGAGTTGGATGGGACATGGCGTCTGCAATACACATCTGCTCCTGATGTCCTCATTCTTTTTGAGTCAGCTTCAAGGCTTCCCTTCTTTCAG GTCGGCCaggtttttcaaaaatttgaatGCCAGGATGAATCCAATGGAGGAGTAGTACGTAATATTGTGAAGTGGAGTATTCCAAGTTTGTTGGAG GAGCAAGAAGGTGCAACTTTGCTTGTCTCTGCCAAATTCTCTGTTGTTTCGTCGCGCAACATTTATCTTCAGTTTGAAGAG ATAGCTCTTAACAAGATAAATATTAGTGAAGAATTGCAAGCTCTGATAGCTCCAGCAATACTACCAAGGTCATTTATTAGCTTACAG ATCTTACAGTTCATCCGAGCTTTCAAAGCTGAATTTCCTGTGAGAAACCCAGGGAG GAATTCTGTGGGAGGTCTGTATTACCTATCGTATCTGGACAGATATATGCTTTTAGGTCGTGCTGTTGGAGGCGGTGGAGTTTTTGTATTCACTAGAGCTCAAGCAATTGTTTTATAA
- the LOC113727282 gene encoding probable plastid-lipid-associated protein 10, chloroplastic isoform X2 → MFCQEHDTGRLSYSISCPPYSLLSFVFPTSSLLQSRKEICWLVWSSVLSNWAKQHIICSHAKMPGDILGGFHTDVSRSRLAQKMHVIAFPVCSAAVIRAIPFKKSLVPTPNSSTNVHHPKVLRYSATDAETELEDKKYELLRVIQDTQRGLVTTADQRSSIEEALVSVEAFDAGEAIDLGELDGTWRLQYTSAPDVLILFESASRLPFFQVGQVFQKFECQDESNGGVVRNIVKWSIPSLLEEQEGATLLVSAKFSVVSSRNIYLQFEEIALNKINISEELQALIAPAILPRSFISLQILQFIRAFKAEFPVRNPGRNSVGGLYYLSYLDRYMLLGRAVGGGGVFVFTRAQAIVL, encoded by the exons ATGTTTTGTCAAGAGCACGATACTGGTCGTCTTAGCTATTCAATCAGTTGCCCCCCCTACAGTTTGCTCTCATTTGTTTTCCCAACTTCTTCACTTCTGCA atcaagaaaagaaatatgTTGGCTAGTTTGGTCATCTGTGCTATCAAATTGGGCAAAACAACACATAATTTGTTCCCATGCCAAAATGCCAGGTGACATATTGGGTGGTTTTCATACAGATGTGAGCAGAAGTAGATTGGCCCAGAAAATGCATGTAATTGCTTTTCCCGTGTGTTCTGCAGCAGTAATTAGGGCTATACCATTCAAAAAGTCTCTGGTACCGACTCCAAACTCTTCTACCAATGTGCACCATCCAAAAGTGCTCCGTTATTCAGCAACT GATGCTGAAACTGAACTGGAAGACAAGAAGTATGAATTGCTTAGAGTCATCCAGGACACTCAACGTGGACTTGTGACAACTGCTGACCAGCGCTCTTCAATTGAGGAAGCTCTA GTAAGCGTGGAAGCTTTTGATGCAGGTGAAGCCATTGACTTAGGTGAGTTGGATGGGACATGGCGTCTGCAATACACATCTGCTCCTGATGTCCTCATTCTTTTTGAGTCAGCTTCAAGGCTTCCCTTCTTTCAG GTCGGCCaggtttttcaaaaatttgaatGCCAGGATGAATCCAATGGAGGAGTAGTACGTAATATTGTGAAGTGGAGTATTCCAAGTTTGTTGGAG GAGCAAGAAGGTGCAACTTTGCTTGTCTCTGCCAAATTCTCTGTTGTTTCGTCGCGCAACATTTATCTTCAGTTTGAAGAG ATAGCTCTTAACAAGATAAATATTAGTGAAGAATTGCAAGCTCTGATAGCTCCAGCAATACTACCAAGGTCATTTATTAGCTTACAG ATCTTACAGTTCATCCGAGCTTTCAAAGCTGAATTTCCTGTGAGAAACCCAGGGAG GAATTCTGTGGGAGGTCTGTATTACCTATCGTATCTGGACAGATATATGCTTTTAGGTCGTGCTGTTGGAGGCGGTGGAGTTTTTGTATTCACTAGAGCTCAAGCAATTGTTTTATAA
- the LOC113727282 gene encoding probable plastid-lipid-associated protein 10, chloroplastic isoform X6, which translates to MHVIAFPVCSAAVIRAIPFKKSLVPTPNSSTNVHHPKVLRYSATDAETELEDKKYELLRVIQDTQRGLVTTADQRSSIEEALVSVEAFDAGEAIDLGELDGTWRLQYTSAPDVLILFESASRLPFFQVGQVFQKFECQDESNGGVVRNIVKWSIPSLLEEQEGATLLVSAKFSVVSSRNIYLQFEEIALNKINISEELQALIAPAILPRSFISLQILQFIRAFKAEFPVRNPGRNSVGGLYYLSYLDRYMLLGRAVGGGGVFVFTRAQAIVL; encoded by the exons ATGCATGTAATTGCTTTTCCCGTGTGTTCTGCAGCAGTAATTAGGGCTATACCATTCAAAAAGTCTCTGGTACCGACTCCAAACTCTTCTACCAATGTGCACCATCCAAAAGTGCTCCGTTATTCAGCAACT GATGCTGAAACTGAACTGGAAGACAAGAAGTATGAATTGCTTAGAGTCATCCAGGACACTCAACGTGGACTTGTGACAACTGCTGACCAGCGCTCTTCAATTGAGGAAGCTCTA GTAAGCGTGGAAGCTTTTGATGCAGGTGAAGCCATTGACTTAGGTGAGTTGGATGGGACATGGCGTCTGCAATACACATCTGCTCCTGATGTCCTCATTCTTTTTGAGTCAGCTTCAAGGCTTCCCTTCTTTCAG GTCGGCCaggtttttcaaaaatttgaatGCCAGGATGAATCCAATGGAGGAGTAGTACGTAATATTGTGAAGTGGAGTATTCCAAGTTTGTTGGAG GAGCAAGAAGGTGCAACTTTGCTTGTCTCTGCCAAATTCTCTGTTGTTTCGTCGCGCAACATTTATCTTCAGTTTGAAGAG ATAGCTCTTAACAAGATAAATATTAGTGAAGAATTGCAAGCTCTGATAGCTCCAGCAATACTACCAAGGTCATTTATTAGCTTACAG ATCTTACAGTTCATCCGAGCTTTCAAAGCTGAATTTCCTGTGAGAAACCCAGGGAG GAATTCTGTGGGAGGTCTGTATTACCTATCGTATCTGGACAGATATATGCTTTTAGGTCGTGCTGTTGGAGGCGGTGGAGTTTTTGTATTCACTAGAGCTCAAGCAATTGTTTTATAA
- the LOC113727282 gene encoding probable plastid-lipid-associated protein 10, chloroplastic isoform X8 → MDNILLDAETELEDKKYELLRVIQDTQRGLVTTADQRSSIEEALVSVEAFDAGEAIDLGELDGTWRLQYTSAPDVLILFESASRLPFFQVGQVFQKFECQDESNGGVVRNIVKWSIPSLLEEQEGATLLVSAKFSVVSSRNIYLQFEEIALNKINISEELQALIAPAILPRSFISLQILQFIRAFKAEFPVRNPGRNSVGGLYYLSYLDRYMLLGRAVGGGGVFVFTRAQAIVL, encoded by the exons ATGGATAATATATTATTA GATGCTGAAACTGAACTGGAAGACAAGAAGTATGAATTGCTTAGAGTCATCCAGGACACTCAACGTGGACTTGTGACAACTGCTGACCAGCGCTCTTCAATTGAGGAAGCTCTA GTAAGCGTGGAAGCTTTTGATGCAGGTGAAGCCATTGACTTAGGTGAGTTGGATGGGACATGGCGTCTGCAATACACATCTGCTCCTGATGTCCTCATTCTTTTTGAGTCAGCTTCAAGGCTTCCCTTCTTTCAG GTCGGCCaggtttttcaaaaatttgaatGCCAGGATGAATCCAATGGAGGAGTAGTACGTAATATTGTGAAGTGGAGTATTCCAAGTTTGTTGGAG GAGCAAGAAGGTGCAACTTTGCTTGTCTCTGCCAAATTCTCTGTTGTTTCGTCGCGCAACATTTATCTTCAGTTTGAAGAG ATAGCTCTTAACAAGATAAATATTAGTGAAGAATTGCAAGCTCTGATAGCTCCAGCAATACTACCAAGGTCATTTATTAGCTTACAG ATCTTACAGTTCATCCGAGCTTTCAAAGCTGAATTTCCTGTGAGAAACCCAGGGAG GAATTCTGTGGGAGGTCTGTATTACCTATCGTATCTGGACAGATATATGCTTTTAGGTCGTGCTGTTGGAGGCGGTGGAGTTTTTGTATTCACTAGAGCTCAAGCAATTGTTTTATAA